A part of Myxococcus landrumus genomic DNA contains:
- a CDS encoding cation diffusion facilitator family transporter, with the protein MDTPLTDRSAELQQRSKNIRFVLFAILLANWVVAGAKLVFGLMSQSAAVTADGLHSFIDGGSNVLGLVAMGVASRPADEDHPYGHGKFEALASLGIGAMIGIGMLELGRMALDSLLHDRHAEVTPAMAVVMVLTLAVNLAVTRVESHYGRKYKSSLLLADASHTLSDVFVTLAVLASLGLVALGYPKADGIIALGVMVFVAWVAYGIVRQAVNILSDTARLDPAQVAQHTMSVSGVRSCRDVRSRGMEESVYVDLKIEVDPNLTTAQAHEVADRVERTLHAAYPQLVDVVVHVEPEHGGGASRPHGHHA; encoded by the coding sequence GTGGACACCCCGCTCACCGACCGGAGCGCAGAGCTCCAGCAGCGCAGCAAGAACATCCGCTTCGTATTGTTCGCCATCCTCCTGGCCAACTGGGTCGTCGCGGGCGCGAAGCTCGTCTTCGGCCTCATGAGCCAGTCCGCGGCGGTGACGGCGGACGGACTGCACTCGTTCATCGACGGTGGCTCCAACGTGCTGGGCCTGGTGGCCATGGGCGTGGCCTCCCGTCCCGCGGACGAGGACCACCCCTACGGGCACGGCAAGTTCGAGGCGCTCGCCTCGCTGGGCATCGGCGCGATGATTGGCATCGGCATGCTGGAGCTGGGGCGCATGGCGCTCGACTCGCTGCTGCATGACCGGCACGCCGAGGTGACGCCCGCCATGGCCGTGGTCATGGTGCTCACCCTCGCCGTCAACCTGGCCGTGACACGCGTGGAGAGTCACTACGGGCGCAAGTACAAGAGCAGCCTGCTCCTGGCCGATGCCAGCCACACGCTCTCCGACGTGTTCGTGACGCTGGCGGTGCTCGCCTCACTGGGCCTGGTGGCGCTGGGCTACCCCAAGGCGGACGGCATCATCGCGCTGGGCGTCATGGTCTTCGTCGCGTGGGTGGCCTACGGCATCGTCCGGCAGGCGGTGAACATCCTCTCCGACACGGCGAGGTTGGACCCCGCGCAGGTGGCGCAGCACACCATGTCCGTGTCCGGCGTGCGCAGTTGCCGCGACGTGCGCAGCCGAGGCATGGAGGAGAGCGTCTACGTCGACCTCAAAATCGAGGTGGACCCCAACCTCACCACCGCGCAGGCCCACGAAGTCGCTGACCGGGTGGAGCGCACGCTCCATGCCGCCTACCCGCAGTTGGTGGACGTGGTGGTGCACGTGGAGCCCGAGCACGGCGGCGGTGCGTCTCGCCCGCATGGCCACCACGCCTGA
- the gcvP gene encoding aminomethyl-transferring glycine dehydrogenase: protein MSLNWKYQESFAGRHNGPDEHELKQMLSALGVDSLDAFIDQTVPPAIRSKEPLRLAPARGEHDLLSQLEAIAAKNQVFRSFIGMGYSDTHTPNVILRNIFQNPGWYTQYTPYQAEIAQGRLEALLNFQTMVMDLTGLEVANASLLDEGTAAAEAMSLALNVKGDDADAAFFVSESCHPQTVDVVRTRAQPLGVEVVVGDHRTVDLGAKKYVGALVQYPTTDGAVVDYRSFADKVHAAGGLFIVAADLLSLTLLTPPGEFGADVAVGSAQRFGVPMGYGGPHAGYFATKNAYTRVMPGRLIGVSEDAQGRRALRMALQTREQHIRREKATSNICTAQVLLAVIASMYAVYHGPKGLKSIAERVHGLTVVLARGLAKLGLKPRHEQFFDTLRVELTAQQVRAVLAVAESARMNFRRIDEKTLGVSLDETTRGSDVEAILSAFATGVGKSQAPSLEDVGANVESSVSPDLRRQSAFLSHTVFNSYHSETEMLRYIRRLEAKDLSLTHSMIPLGSCTMKLNATAEMIPVTWPQFGRLHPFAPTSQAAGYKVIFEQLEQMLSSITGFAGCSLQPNAGSQGEYAGLLVIRAYHQGRGQGHRDVCLIPSSAHGTNPASAVMAGYKVVVTKCDENGNIDLNDLRARAEEHKDKLAALMVTYPSTHGVFEEEIKEICSIVHERGGQVYMDGANLNAQVGLTAPGLVGADVCHINLHKTFCIPHGGGGPGMGPICVASHLVKYLPGHPVIQTGGSDGIGAISAAPWGSASILLISWMYISMMGGEGLTQATKLAILNANYIAERLQPHYPVLYRGKRGRVAHECIVDLRPLKKTSGVEVEDVAKRLMDYGFHAPTVSFPVAGTLMIEPTESESRAELDRFCDAMIAIRQEIREVEEGRMPKDNNVLKNAPHTSRVISAPEWNRPYSREVAVFPAPWVRDNKFWPSVGRLNNVLGDRKLVCSCPPVEDYMTPEPKPAVA, encoded by the coding sequence ATGTCCTTGAACTGGAAGTATCAGGAGTCGTTCGCCGGCCGGCACAACGGTCCGGATGAGCATGAGCTGAAGCAGATGTTGTCCGCGCTGGGCGTGGACTCGCTCGATGCCTTCATCGACCAGACCGTGCCGCCCGCCATCCGCTCCAAGGAGCCGCTGCGGCTCGCGCCCGCGCGGGGCGAGCATGACCTGCTCTCCCAGTTGGAGGCCATCGCCGCGAAGAACCAGGTGTTCCGGTCCTTCATCGGCATGGGCTACTCCGACACGCACACGCCCAACGTCATCCTCCGCAACATCTTCCAGAACCCGGGCTGGTACACGCAGTACACGCCGTACCAGGCGGAGATTGCGCAGGGCCGGCTGGAGGCGCTGCTCAACTTCCAGACGATGGTGATGGACCTGACGGGCCTGGAGGTCGCCAACGCGTCGCTGCTCGACGAGGGCACCGCCGCCGCCGAGGCGATGTCGCTGGCGCTGAACGTCAAGGGCGACGACGCGGACGCCGCCTTCTTCGTCTCCGAGTCCTGCCATCCCCAGACGGTGGACGTGGTGCGCACGCGCGCCCAGCCGCTGGGCGTGGAGGTCGTGGTGGGCGACCACCGCACGGTGGACCTGGGCGCGAAGAAGTACGTGGGCGCGCTGGTGCAGTACCCGACGACGGATGGCGCGGTGGTGGACTACCGCTCCTTCGCCGACAAGGTGCACGCGGCGGGCGGCCTGTTCATCGTCGCCGCGGACCTCCTGAGCCTCACGCTCTTGACGCCTCCGGGCGAGTTCGGCGCGGACGTGGCGGTGGGCAGCGCGCAGCGCTTCGGCGTGCCCATGGGCTACGGCGGTCCGCACGCGGGCTACTTCGCGACGAAGAACGCGTACACGCGCGTCATGCCGGGCCGCCTCATCGGCGTGTCCGAGGACGCGCAGGGCCGCCGCGCGCTGCGCATGGCGCTCCAGACGCGCGAGCAGCACATCCGCCGCGAGAAGGCCACGAGCAACATCTGCACCGCGCAGGTGCTGCTGGCCGTCATCGCCAGCATGTACGCCGTCTACCACGGGCCCAAGGGCCTGAAGTCCATCGCCGAGCGCGTGCATGGGCTGACGGTGGTGCTGGCGCGAGGCCTCGCGAAGCTGGGCCTGAAGCCTCGGCATGAGCAGTTCTTCGACACGTTGCGCGTGGAGCTGACGGCGCAGCAGGTGCGCGCGGTGCTGGCCGTGGCCGAGTCGGCGCGGATGAACTTCCGCCGCATCGACGAGAAGACGCTGGGCGTGTCGCTGGACGAGACGACGCGCGGCTCGGACGTGGAGGCCATCCTGTCTGCCTTCGCCACGGGCGTGGGCAAGTCCCAGGCTCCTTCGCTGGAGGACGTGGGCGCCAACGTGGAGAGCTCCGTGTCTCCGGACCTGCGCCGGCAGAGCGCGTTCCTCTCGCACACGGTCTTCAACAGCTACCACTCCGAGACGGAGATGCTGCGCTACATCCGGCGGCTCGAGGCCAAGGACCTGTCCTTGACGCACTCGATGATTCCGCTGGGCAGCTGCACGATGAAGCTCAACGCCACCGCGGAGATGATTCCGGTGACGTGGCCGCAGTTCGGCCGGCTGCACCCCTTCGCGCCGACGTCGCAGGCGGCCGGCTACAAGGTCATCTTCGAGCAGCTCGAGCAGATGCTCTCCAGCATCACCGGCTTCGCGGGCTGCTCGCTGCAGCCCAATGCCGGCAGCCAGGGTGAGTACGCGGGCCTGCTCGTCATCCGCGCCTACCACCAGGGCCGAGGGCAGGGGCACCGCGACGTGTGCCTCATCCCGTCCTCCGCGCACGGCACCAACCCGGCCTCCGCCGTCATGGCGGGCTACAAGGTCGTCGTCACCAAGTGCGATGAGAACGGCAACATCGACCTGAACGACCTGCGCGCCCGCGCGGAGGAGCACAAGGACAAGCTCGCCGCGCTGATGGTGACGTACCCGTCGACGCACGGCGTGTTCGAGGAGGAGATCAAGGAGATCTGCTCCATCGTCCACGAGCGCGGCGGCCAAGTGTACATGGACGGCGCCAATCTCAACGCGCAGGTGGGCCTCACCGCGCCGGGTCTGGTGGGCGCGGACGTCTGCCACATCAACCTGCACAAGACGTTCTGCATCCCGCACGGCGGTGGCGGCCCGGGCATGGGCCCCATCTGCGTGGCCAGCCACCTGGTGAAGTACCTGCCGGGGCACCCCGTCATCCAGACGGGCGGCTCGGACGGCATCGGCGCCATCTCCGCGGCTCCGTGGGGCAGCGCGAGCATCCTGCTCATCTCGTGGATGTACATCTCGATGATGGGCGGCGAGGGCCTCACCCAGGCGACGAAGCTGGCCATCCTCAACGCGAACTACATCGCCGAGCGGCTCCAGCCCCACTACCCGGTGCTGTACCGGGGCAAGCGGGGCAGGGTGGCGCACGAGTGCATCGTCGACCTGCGTCCGCTGAAGAAGACGTCGGGCGTCGAGGTCGAGGACGTGGCCAAGCGGCTCATGGACTACGGCTTCCACGCGCCCACGGTGTCCTTCCCGGTGGCCGGCACGCTGATGATTGAGCCGACGGAGAGCGAGTCTCGCGCGGAGCTGGACCGCTTCTGCGACGCGATGATCGCCATCCGACAGGAGATTCGCGAGGTCGAGGAGGGGCGCATGCCGAAGGACAACAACGTCCTGAAGAACGCGCCGCACACCTCGCGCGTCATCTCCGCGCCGGAGTGGAACCGTCCGTACTCGCGGGAAGTCGCCGTGTTCCCGGCCCCGTGGGTGCGCGACAACAAGTTCTGGCCGTCGGTGGGCCGCCTCAACAACGTGTTGGGCGACCGCAAGCTCGTGTGCTCGTGCCCGCCCGTCGAGGACTACATGACGCCGGAGCCCAAGCCCGCCGTCGCGTGA
- the gcvH gene encoding glycine cleavage system protein GcvH, whose translation MSDANIPSNLKYTSDHEWARIEGNKAVVGITFHAQQTLGDVVYVELPAVGRKVSRGEAFGTVESVKAVSELFSPLSGTITKVNDELTAEPETLNTEPYGDGWIIEIEFSDSKELAELLDAAAYAKLLQNS comes from the coding sequence ATGTCCGATGCGAACATCCCCAGCAACCTGAAGTACACCAGCGATCACGAGTGGGCCCGAATCGAGGGCAACAAGGCCGTGGTCGGCATCACCTTCCACGCCCAGCAGACGCTGGGTGACGTGGTCTACGTGGAGCTGCCCGCGGTGGGTCGCAAGGTTTCGAGGGGTGAGGCGTTCGGCACCGTCGAGTCCGTCAAGGCCGTGTCGGAGCTGTTCTCGCCCCTCAGCGGCACCATCACCAAGGTGAACGACGAGCTCACCGCCGAGCCCGAGACGCTGAACACCGAGCCGTACGGCGACGGGTGGATCATCGAGATCGAGTTCTCGGACAGCAAGGAGCTGGCCGAGCTCCTGGACGCCGCCGCGTACGCCAAGCTGCTCCAGAACTCCTGA
- the gcvT gene encoding glycine cleavage system aminomethyltransferase GcvT — MARRTPLNEAHRALGARMVDFAGWDMPVQYSSVIAEHEAVRNSVGLFDVSHMGEVEFAGPGALETVNGLISNDLARISDGQAVYAGLLNEQGGFVDDVVAYRFSPERILICVNASNRDKDFAWMKEHARGVAPVDRGDEYAQIAVQGPKAAGLVQRLTKTDTSKIGTYRFAEGEVAGVRAIISRTGYTGEDGFELYCAPDGAVALWNALLDAGQQEGVKPCGLGCRDSLRTEMKYALYGNDIDDSHTALEAGLGWIVKLDKAGFIGKDALVAQKAAGVKRKLVGFELTGAGIPRHGYPILKEGARVGEVTSGTMGPTVKKPIGIGYVPTELASEGSTFDVEIRGRAVPAVVVKTPFLKKP; from the coding sequence ATGGCCCGGCGTACGCCGCTCAACGAGGCCCACCGCGCGCTGGGCGCTCGGATGGTTGACTTCGCGGGTTGGGACATGCCCGTGCAGTACTCTTCCGTCATCGCCGAGCACGAGGCGGTTCGCAACTCCGTTGGACTCTTCGACGTGTCGCACATGGGCGAGGTGGAGTTCGCGGGCCCGGGCGCGCTGGAGACGGTCAATGGTCTCATCTCCAATGACCTTGCCCGTATCTCCGACGGGCAGGCTGTCTATGCGGGCTTGCTCAACGAGCAGGGAGGCTTCGTCGACGACGTGGTCGCCTACCGCTTCAGCCCCGAGCGGATCCTCATCTGCGTCAATGCCAGCAATCGCGACAAGGACTTCGCCTGGATGAAGGAGCACGCGCGCGGCGTCGCGCCCGTGGACCGTGGCGACGAGTACGCGCAGATCGCCGTGCAGGGCCCCAAGGCCGCGGGCCTGGTGCAGCGGCTGACGAAGACGGACACCTCCAAGATTGGCACCTACCGCTTCGCCGAGGGCGAAGTGGCGGGCGTGCGCGCCATCATCTCGCGCACCGGCTACACGGGCGAGGATGGCTTCGAGCTGTACTGCGCTCCGGACGGCGCGGTGGCGCTGTGGAACGCGCTGCTCGACGCGGGGCAGCAGGAGGGCGTGAAGCCCTGCGGCCTGGGCTGCCGGGACAGCCTGCGCACGGAGATGAAGTACGCGCTCTACGGCAATGACATCGACGACTCGCACACCGCGCTGGAGGCGGGGCTCGGGTGGATCGTCAAGCTGGACAAGGCGGGCTTCATCGGCAAGGACGCGCTGGTGGCGCAGAAGGCCGCGGGCGTGAAGCGCAAGCTGGTGGGCTTCGAGCTGACCGGCGCCGGCATCCCCCGCCACGGCTATCCCATCCTCAAGGAGGGCGCCCGCGTCGGTGAAGTGACGAGCGGAACGATGGGCCCCACGGTGAAGAAGCCCATTGGCATCGGCTACGTGCCCACGGAGCTGGCCTCGGAAGGCTCCACGTTCGATGTCGAGATTCGCGGCCGCGCCGTGCCGGCCGTCGTCGTGAAGACGCCGTTCCTCAAGAAGCCCTGA
- the metF gene encoding methylenetetrahydrofolate reductase [NAD(P)H], with translation MKIRNRLNPSNPCFSFEFFPPKTDEGVANLLKTLEDLAPLEPGFVSVTYGAGGSTRDRTLELVTRIKAETGIEAMAHLTCVGHTREELRELLARLAEAKLDNVLVLRGDPPLGQKTFTPAEGGFSYASELVRFIREEDFNFCMGGACYPEGHVETASRDDDLRHLKAKVDAGLDFVVTQLFFDNAFYFDFVERARRAGINVPIVPGIMPITNYDQVQRFTRMCGATVPMRLGLQLERVKDQPDAVVQLGVAHATVQCMELLSRGVPGIHFYTLNKSPATRMIVSALRART, from the coding sequence ATGAAGATTCGTAATCGGTTGAATCCGTCCAACCCTTGCTTCTCCTTCGAGTTCTTCCCGCCGAAGACCGACGAAGGTGTGGCCAACCTCCTCAAGACGTTGGAGGACCTGGCACCTCTGGAGCCGGGGTTCGTCTCCGTGACGTATGGGGCCGGCGGCAGCACGCGCGACAGGACGCTGGAGCTGGTCACCCGCATCAAGGCGGAGACCGGCATCGAGGCGATGGCGCACCTGACGTGTGTGGGGCACACGCGGGAGGAGCTGCGGGAGCTGCTCGCGCGTCTGGCGGAGGCGAAGCTGGACAACGTGCTCGTGCTGCGCGGGGACCCACCCCTCGGGCAGAAGACCTTCACGCCCGCCGAGGGCGGCTTCTCCTATGCGTCGGAGCTGGTGCGATTCATCCGAGAAGAGGATTTCAACTTCTGCATGGGGGGCGCGTGCTATCCGGAGGGCCACGTGGAAACGGCCTCCCGCGACGACGACCTGCGTCATCTGAAGGCCAAGGTCGACGCGGGGCTGGACTTCGTGGTGACGCAGCTCTTCTTCGACAACGCGTTCTACTTCGACTTCGTGGAGCGGGCGCGCCGCGCGGGCATCAACGTCCCCATCGTCCCGGGCATCATGCCCATCACCAACTACGACCAGGTGCAGCGCTTCACGCGGATGTGCGGCGCCACGGTGCCCATGCGGCTGGGCCTGCAGCTGGAGCGGGTGAAGGACCAGCCCGACGCGGTGGTGCAGCTGGGCGTGGCGCACGCCACGGTGCAGTGCATGGAGCTGCTGTCGCGCGGCGTGCCTGGTATCCACTTCTACACACTCAACAAGTCCCCGGCCACGCGGATGATCGTGAGCGCCTTGAGAGCCCGTACATGA